From Gimesia panareensis, the proteins below share one genomic window:
- a CDS encoding leucine-rich repeat domain-containing protein yields the protein MNKLPLYMTLCFVASILSLSGCNQEPASKPDSKTVKEDPPIPTAPAAPVVLTEEDINERLKKDNPKYQNNAVFGKNQENIVSVNLFNMNVENISALKGLKLEFLDLTNCPVTDLSPVEGMKLTQLFLEGTFVTDLRPLKGMPLQILRMEHTPVSDISPLEGMPLNQLNLFDTKVKDLGLVNTLPLRTLWIPKTEITDISPLKGMLLESLDIQDTGVSDITPIRGMQILRLNLAGSDVTDLTPLKGMPLQRLIFTPSKITKGIEVIRDSPSLQGIGTSFDDVKAAAEFWKDYDAGKFKAKN from the coding sequence ATGAACAAGCTCCCTCTCTACATGACACTCTGCTTTGTCGCATCCATCCTGAGCCTTTCAGGCTGTAATCAGGAACCGGCCTCCAAGCCGGACAGCAAGACTGTCAAAGAAGATCCCCCTATTCCCACGGCCCCGGCCGCTCCTGTCGTCCTGACCGAGGAAGACATCAACGAACGACTGAAAAAAGATAACCCGAAGTACCAGAACAATGCCGTATTCGGTAAAAATCAGGAAAATATTGTTTCAGTGAACCTCTTCAATATGAACGTCGAAAATATTTCGGCGCTCAAAGGGCTCAAACTGGAATTTCTGGATCTGACGAACTGCCCGGTAACTGATTTGAGTCCCGTCGAAGGGATGAAGCTCACTCAGCTTTTTCTGGAAGGCACTTTTGTCACGGATCTGCGTCCCCTGAAAGGAATGCCTTTGCAGATTCTGCGTATGGAACACACTCCCGTTTCCGACATCTCCCCTCTGGAAGGAATGCCTTTAAATCAGCTCAATCTGTTTGACACCAAAGTGAAAGACCTGGGACTGGTTAACACGCTTCCGCTCAGAACACTCTGGATCCCGAAAACGGAGATCACAGATATTTCCCCTCTCAAAGGGATGCTGCTCGAAAGTCTGGATATTCAGGATACCGGAGTCTCCGATATCACTCCAATCAGAGGGATGCAGATCCTTCGCTTAAACCTCGCCGGTTCTGATGTCACCGATCTGACACCTCTGAAAGGAATGCCCCTCCAGCGACTGATTTTCACTCCGTCAAAAATCACGAAAGGCATCGAAGTGATTCGGGACAGCCCATCACTACAGGGAATCGGCACCAGTTTTGATGATGTCAAGGCGGCCGCTGAGTTCTGGAAAGATTACGATGCCGGCAAGTTCAAAGCGAAAAACTGA
- a CDS encoding glycosyltransferase family 2 protein: MSESIPHEPGSIPARGRVIAVMPAYNAASTLERTVADIPEGSVDEIVLVDDCSSDNTVEVAQRLGLTVIQHERNTGYGGNQKTCYRYALDAGADYVVMIHPDYQYDSRVIPVAVELIRLGICDVILGSRIRTRAETLAGGMPLYKYIANRALTIIENIALGQNLGDFHSGFRAYSRAVLEKVPFEKNSDDFVFDSQFLAQAVRFGFKLSDIPVPVRYFEEASSINFKRSAQYGLLTLNVMVQYWLNRLGIWKSELFTENRQQLIDSEK, translated from the coding sequence ATGTCAGAATCGATTCCACACGAGCCCGGTTCCATTCCTGCCAGAGGGCGGGTGATCGCCGTTATGCCGGCCTACAATGCTGCAAGCACTCTGGAACGGACTGTCGCCGATATCCCTGAGGGGTCTGTCGACGAGATCGTACTGGTAGATGACTGCAGCAGCGATAATACCGTTGAGGTCGCGCAGCGACTGGGACTGACGGTCATTCAGCATGAACGCAATACGGGATATGGGGGCAATCAGAAAACCTGTTATCGCTATGCCCTGGACGCAGGAGCTGATTATGTCGTCATGATCCATCCGGATTATCAGTATGACAGTCGCGTCATTCCAGTCGCAGTAGAACTGATCCGCTTAGGGATTTGCGATGTCATTCTGGGATCACGCATTCGAACCAGAGCAGAGACTCTGGCCGGTGGGATGCCGCTTTACAAGTACATCGCGAATCGCGCATTGACGATCATCGAGAACATCGCTTTGGGACAGAATCTGGGTGATTTTCACAGTGGCTTTCGAGCTTACAGTCGCGCGGTTCTGGAAAAGGTCCCCTTCGAGAAAAACTCCGATGACTTTGTGTTCGACAGCCAGTTTCTGGCGCAGGCAGTCCGGTTTGGATTTAAGCTGAGCGATATCCCGGTCCCGGTGCGGTATTTTGAAGAAGCCTCCAGTATCAATTTCAAACGCAGTGCCCAGTATGGACTGCTGACGCTCAATGTAATGGTTCAATACTGGCTAAACCGCCTGGGGATCTGGAAGTCCGAGCTCTTTACGGAAAACCGTCAGCAGCTGATCGACTCAGAGAAGTGA
- a CDS encoding sensor domain-containing diguanylate cyclase, protein MAIASICLIQYVVYTFKMSAIRKENEEYQQHYHDVEEELNDVQSDRAMTLIENHILREFVAQSEFDQTIDLLLKRYVPSIREGLGLYLNHVNGEFRLRDARGITRNSKAIYEVDDWLLKKLKSQNVILLRGQELRSSKIYSCFDEQDKPRIHKLCLLAVYDKNAISGIFLTTNLYPEGVDEQQQIKLAKRLLVCVSRNIVKNQDYESYRFELRVTREQLELRALADQQFKTPVIMLEEFLDRLRQLTNSSRASLFLSTPRDFSNCKSIVECGMTLQAGVKTRWKEHELTLVRLGLNSGENTSLAGEQLENHGVRSLIGAALVSPLVTNRKWIGAICLTNQDCQPYDERSLRLISWASQFLSNTLLKVLNHANIEKQAKQDGLTGLVNRRSFDELIENQFGRAQAAQSACSLILIDLDHFKSINDNYGHQAGDEVLRRVAAILQERIREIRSSDNVIAARYGGEELAILLPEIGLAGAERIAEVIRHSIEVAVIEFNETRIPVTASLGISTYTSQPMESVQTLVAAADGALYQAKSDGRNRVCSLTSSPVLTNP, encoded by the coding sequence GTGGCTATAGCCAGTATCTGCCTGATCCAGTATGTCGTTTACACATTCAAAATGTCTGCGATCCGCAAAGAAAATGAAGAGTACCAGCAGCATTATCATGATGTCGAGGAAGAACTGAATGACGTCCAGTCGGACCGGGCGATGACTCTGATTGAGAATCATATTCTGCGTGAGTTTGTTGCCCAGTCAGAATTCGACCAGACAATTGATCTGCTTCTGAAACGTTATGTACCTTCCATACGTGAGGGGCTGGGGCTGTATCTGAACCATGTGAATGGTGAGTTCAGGTTGCGTGATGCACGAGGGATTACCAGGAATTCGAAAGCTATCTATGAAGTAGATGACTGGCTGCTCAAGAAGTTGAAATCACAGAACGTGATTCTCCTGCGTGGGCAGGAATTACGTTCCTCAAAAATTTACAGCTGTTTTGATGAGCAGGATAAACCACGGATTCATAAGCTGTGCCTGCTGGCAGTCTATGATAAAAACGCCATCTCCGGGATATTTCTGACGACGAACCTGTATCCAGAAGGGGTTGATGAGCAGCAGCAGATTAAACTGGCCAAACGGCTGCTGGTTTGTGTTTCACGGAACATTGTCAAAAATCAGGATTATGAGTCGTACCGTTTTGAATTACGGGTAACCAGGGAGCAGCTGGAACTGCGGGCGCTGGCCGATCAGCAGTTTAAAACCCCGGTGATCATGCTGGAAGAATTTCTGGATCGGCTCCGTCAGTTGACAAACTCCAGTAGAGCCAGTCTGTTTTTATCGACACCCCGAGACTTTTCGAACTGCAAGTCCATTGTTGAATGTGGAATGACGTTACAGGCCGGAGTCAAAACCCGCTGGAAAGAGCATGAGCTGACGCTGGTGCGACTGGGGCTGAACTCCGGTGAAAATACATCTCTGGCAGGCGAACAGCTTGAAAATCATGGCGTGCGTTCTCTAATCGGAGCGGCTCTGGTGTCTCCGCTTGTTACCAACCGGAAGTGGATTGGAGCCATTTGCCTGACGAACCAGGATTGTCAGCCTTACGACGAAAGGTCACTCCGGCTGATTTCCTGGGCATCTCAGTTTCTCTCGAATACACTGCTGAAAGTGCTCAATCACGCTAATATCGAAAAACAGGCCAAGCAGGATGGTCTTACCGGTCTGGTGAACCGTCGCTCTTTCGATGAACTGATCGAAAATCAATTCGGTCGAGCCCAGGCGGCCCAAAGTGCCTGTTCCCTGATTCTGATTGATCTCGATCATTTTAAATCAATCAACGATAACTATGGCCATCAGGCAGGAGACGAAGTACTGCGTCGTGTCGCGGCGATTCTGCAGGAACGGATCAGAGAAATCCGTTCCTCCGACAATGTGATTGCGGCCCGGTATGGTGGTGAGGAACTGGCCATATTACTCCCGGAAATCGGTTTAGCGGGGGCCGAGCGGATCGCGGAAGTGATTCGACATTCCATTGAAGTTGCCGTCATTGAATTCAATGAGACGCGGATTCCTGTGACCGCAAGTCTGGGGATCTCTACTTATACTTCTCAGCCCATGGAAAGTGTACAGACGCTGGTTGCAGCTGCTGACGGGGCACTCTACCAGGCAAAATCAGATGGTCGAAATCGAGTTTGCAGCCTGACTTCTTCTCCGGTATTAACGAATCCGTAA
- a CDS encoding 3-keto-disaccharide hydrolase — MHKTSATPVSQRFYTNCWSCLLLFSLVLFSTTDSSAAEKKTDAGSSKSAAKKEKTEEWVSLFNGKNLDGWKVPEFGGEGEVHVKDGNLMLDMGVDLTGVTLTDLKKMPSNNYEVELEAMRVDGTDFFCGLTFPVKKDPCSFILGGWGGSLCGLSSIDGDDASQNSTTTFQTLKKQKWYKIRLQVTDHKIQVWLNGKQIVDQNLKDRKISIRHEVELSRPFGITSFATTAALKNIRVRKLTPEEVAKTAPKK, encoded by the coding sequence ATGCACAAAACCTCAGCGACTCCCGTTTCACAAAGATTCTACACTAACTGCTGGTCCTGCCTGCTGTTATTCTCCCTCGTACTTTTCAGCACCACAGATTCCTCCGCTGCGGAGAAAAAAACAGATGCTGGCAGCTCAAAATCAGCCGCAAAAAAAGAAAAAACGGAGGAATGGGTCTCTCTGTTTAACGGAAAAAACCTGGACGGCTGGAAAGTTCCCGAGTTCGGAGGCGAAGGCGAAGTCCATGTCAAAGATGGAAATCTGATGCTCGACATGGGAGTCGATCTGACAGGGGTCACACTGACCGATCTCAAAAAAATGCCTTCAAACAACTATGAAGTCGAACTGGAAGCAATGCGGGTGGATGGAACAGATTTCTTCTGTGGACTGACATTCCCCGTCAAAAAAGATCCCTGTTCCTTTATCCTGGGAGGCTGGGGAGGCAGTCTGTGCGGGCTCTCAAGTATCGACGGCGACGATGCTTCACAGAACAGTACCACCACATTCCAGACACTCAAAAAACAGAAGTGGTATAAGATTCGTCTGCAGGTCACAGATCATAAAATTCAGGTCTGGTTGAATGGAAAGCAGATCGTTGATCAGAATCTCAAGGACCGCAAAATTTCCATCCGACATGAAGTCGAACTTTCCCGACCTTTTGGAATCACCTCGTTTGCTACGACCGCCGCACTGAAGAACATACGCGTAAGGAAACTGACCCCGGAAGAAGTTGCGAAAACGGCACCCAAAAAATAA
- the aroF gene encoding 3-deoxy-7-phosphoheptulonate synthase codes for MIVVMKPHATEEMVQAMVKRVEEMGLKAHVIVGEERTVIAAAGIKRDSHQEELESCAEVEKVVPIVAAYKVASKETKPEPTVVKIRDLTIGGSHVGVIAGPCSVESEEQILQVAHQVKAAGATGLRGGAFKPRTSPYSFQGMKEEGLKLLALAREETGLAVVTEVMTPHHVDLLCQYADVLQIGARNMQNYHLLQAVGETRLPVLLKRGPAASIEEFLLAAEYILDQGNQQVILCERGIRTFETHTRFTLPLATVPYLHERTHLPVVIDPSHGTGVASLVPPMCAAAIAAGCDGLILEVHPDPSRAMSDGAQSLTPEVFAQTMETCRKVAAAVGKELG; via the coding sequence ATGATTGTAGTAATGAAACCGCACGCCACTGAAGAAATGGTGCAGGCCATGGTCAAACGGGTCGAGGAAATGGGCCTGAAGGCACACGTGATCGTCGGCGAAGAACGCACCGTCATCGCGGCGGCGGGTATCAAACGGGACAGCCATCAGGAAGAGCTGGAATCCTGTGCAGAAGTGGAAAAAGTCGTTCCCATTGTGGCTGCCTATAAAGTCGCCAGTAAAGAGACAAAACCGGAACCAACAGTCGTCAAAATCCGTGATCTGACCATCGGCGGTTCCCATGTAGGAGTCATCGCAGGTCCCTGCTCGGTCGAAAGTGAAGAGCAGATTCTCCAGGTCGCTCACCAGGTCAAAGCAGCCGGAGCCACCGGCCTGCGCGGCGGTGCGTTCAAACCCCGCACCAGCCCCTACTCTTTCCAGGGAATGAAAGAAGAAGGCCTGAAACTGCTGGCCCTGGCCCGGGAAGAAACGGGACTGGCAGTCGTAACCGAAGTCATGACTCCGCATCACGTCGATCTGCTCTGCCAGTACGCCGACGTCCTGCAGATTGGTGCCCGCAACATGCAGAACTATCATCTACTGCAGGCCGTGGGGGAAACCCGACTTCCAGTCCTGTTAAAACGGGGACCGGCTGCATCGATCGAAGAGTTCCTGCTGGCAGCAGAATACATTCTGGACCAGGGTAATCAACAGGTCATTCTTTGTGAACGCGGTATTCGCACCTTCGAAACGCATACCCGCTTCACCCTCCCACTGGCCACCGTCCCTTACCTGCACGAACGCACTCACCTGCCTGTGGTCATCGATCCCAGTCATGGTACCGGCGTCGCCAGTCTGGTGCCTCCCATGTGTGCCGCTGCGATCGCCGCCGGCTGTGATGGCTTGATCCTCGAAGTTCATCCCGATCCCTCGCGGGCCATGAGTGATGGTGCCCAGTCCCTCACGCCGGAAGTCTTCGCTCAAACCATGGAAACCTGTCGCAAAGTTGCTGCAGCTGTCGGAAAAGAACTGGGCTGA
- a CDS encoding sugar phosphate isomerase/epimerase family protein: MKLGLFSVSYAGFWGQHKLNVNDFIAQAARTGYHSVMLMGKRPHLAPLDVTEEQIESIKGALAEHQINCAIIGGYTDFAGSSATEVPLVELQIQYVQQLAQIARQLGASTVRIFTAYDSPRLSPHALWGQVVSALQECCDRAAEHEITLAVQNHHDVGVHSDALLELLHDIDRPNCKLGFDAWSPALRGENLYEAARKMAPYTAITTNADYIRLPRYSYQPDLINYQQLEPDLVRAVKFGTGFIDYSAFFHGLKEGGFNGIATYEMCSPIRGGGSLDNLNAYAAEYLTWMKTHLL, encoded by the coding sequence ATGAAGCTCGGTCTATTTTCTGTCAGCTATGCCGGGTTCTGGGGCCAGCACAAACTCAATGTGAATGACTTCATCGCTCAGGCGGCACGAACAGGCTATCATTCTGTGATGCTGATGGGAAAACGGCCCCATCTGGCACCGCTGGATGTTACTGAAGAGCAGATCGAATCGATCAAAGGCGCGCTCGCAGAACACCAGATCAACTGCGCGATTATCGGCGGATACACTGATTTCGCAGGATCTTCAGCCACTGAAGTGCCCCTGGTGGAACTGCAGATCCAATACGTCCAGCAACTGGCCCAGATCGCCCGACAACTGGGAGCCAGTACCGTGCGGATCTTTACCGCCTATGATTCTCCCAGACTGAGCCCCCACGCACTGTGGGGGCAGGTGGTCTCCGCACTGCAGGAATGTTGTGACCGTGCTGCCGAGCATGAGATTACTCTGGCTGTCCAGAATCATCATGATGTCGGCGTTCACTCTGATGCCCTGCTGGAACTCCTGCATGATATTGATCGCCCCAACTGTAAGCTCGGTTTTGATGCCTGGTCACCGGCCCTGCGTGGAGAAAACCTGTATGAAGCCGCCCGTAAGATGGCCCCTTATACAGCGATCACCACCAACGCCGATTACATCAGGCTGCCCCGCTATTCTTATCAGCCAGACCTGATCAACTATCAGCAACTGGAACCGGATCTGGTCCGCGCGGTCAAATTCGGCACCGGTTTTATCGACTATTCCGCCTTTTTCCACGGCCTGAAAGAAGGCGGATTCAATGGGATCGCCACCTACGAAATGTGTTCCCCCATCCGAGGGGGAGGGAGCCTGGATAATCTTAACGCCTACGCCGCCGAATATCTGACCTGGATGAAAACTCATTTGCTCTGA
- a CDS encoding sulfatase — translation MGFETTSNHFVQVPTCGASRYALLTGRSPRNSGVTRSNQAFYRGASALSTEQTAGAQTMPELFRRSGYQTACIGKISHTADGRVFEYNGSGDGRDELPHAWDELATPFGSWKRGWGIFFAYANGRSREDGSGIRDLMQFSVEEDEDLPDGLLAREAISKLQAYKKGEQPFFLGLGFFKPHLPFVAPQQDWEAISKIKIPDAPHPEKANSAYWHKSGEFYSYNMKFPKTRPLAERDRMQARRAYLACVRYVDRQVGKVLKALDDLGLSENTIVVVWGDHGWFLGDSALWAKHAPLERALNSTLIIRAPGVSQSGLKSDALVETLDLYPTLVDLCQPSFQKTEHPLDGVSLKPLLTGQKSKVRDYALSYWNTAVSVRDQSHRLTATMKKGRPTNVELYDLSETPDPVQNLAKEQPELVKQMLQAIPDMKRPKTD, via the coding sequence TTGGGTTTTGAAACTACCTCTAATCACTTCGTGCAGGTTCCCACGTGTGGCGCTTCTCGTTATGCATTATTAACGGGACGCAGCCCCCGGAATTCGGGAGTGACACGCAGTAACCAGGCGTTCTATCGTGGGGCATCGGCACTTTCTACAGAGCAGACTGCCGGGGCGCAGACCATGCCGGAACTGTTTCGAAGGAGTGGTTATCAGACGGCCTGTATCGGCAAAATCTCGCATACGGCAGATGGTCGGGTTTTTGAATATAACGGGAGTGGAGACGGGAGAGACGAACTGCCTCATGCCTGGGACGAACTGGCAACTCCGTTCGGTTCCTGGAAGCGGGGCTGGGGAATCTTTTTTGCTTATGCGAACGGTCGCAGCAGGGAAGACGGGAGCGGAATCCGGGATCTGATGCAGTTCAGTGTGGAAGAAGACGAGGATCTCCCCGATGGTTTACTGGCCCGGGAAGCGATCTCAAAGCTGCAGGCTTATAAGAAAGGAGAGCAGCCGTTCTTTCTGGGGCTCGGTTTCTTCAAACCTCATTTGCCCTTTGTCGCACCGCAACAGGACTGGGAGGCGATTTCTAAAATCAAGATTCCCGATGCGCCTCACCCCGAGAAAGCGAATTCCGCTTACTGGCATAAAAGCGGCGAGTTCTACAGCTATAATATGAAATTTCCCAAGACACGACCATTGGCTGAGCGGGATCGGATGCAGGCCCGTCGTGCTTATCTGGCCTGTGTGCGGTACGTGGATCGGCAGGTGGGGAAGGTGCTGAAGGCACTCGACGATCTGGGACTGAGTGAAAATACGATTGTCGTTGTCTGGGGAGACCATGGCTGGTTTCTGGGTGATTCTGCACTCTGGGCTAAGCATGCACCGCTGGAGCGGGCCTTGAACAGTACTTTGATTATCCGGGCACCGGGTGTCTCACAGTCGGGACTCAAATCGGACGCACTGGTTGAGACCCTCGATCTATATCCGACTCTGGTTGACCTCTGTCAGCCTTCATTCCAGAAAACAGAGCATCCACTGGATGGAGTCAGTCTCAAGCCGCTGCTGACTGGTCAGAAAAGCAAAGTCCGTGATTACGCGCTGAGTTACTGGAATACAGCGGTCAGTGTGAGAGATCAGTCACATCGCCTGACGGCAACTATGAAGAAGGGCCGACCCACAAATGTGGAATTGTATGATCTTTCAGAAACGCCGGACCCGGTCCAAAATCTGGCAAAAGAACAGCCGGAACTGGTGAAACAGATGCTGCAGGCGATTCCTGACATGAAACGTCCTAAAACGGACTGA
- a CDS encoding IS5 family transposase (programmed frameshift), whose amino-acid sequence MTRVSRPATGRNITGSRTEPKPQLSDEQWLLIKDLFPEPPVNAAGGRPRVAPRECLEGILWVLRTGARWKDLPTFLPSPSTCWRRFKEWTEDGVFLEAWQRLLEHLDRRKLVVWSEAFGDGTFCPAKKGAPDVGKTKRGKGTKLMLLVDGNGLPLALDRASASPAEVKLIESLLDQRVLPRDPDRLIYDRAADSDPLRTELAERQIELICPHRKNRVKPATQDGRALRRYRRRWKVERTISWLFNFRRLVIRYERYSHLFLGFAQLACVFTLLNKL is encoded by the exons ATGACCCGCGTGTCACGACCTGCCACAGGTCGCAACATTACCGGGTCCAGGACGGAACCAAAACCACAACTCTCGGACGAGCAATGGCTTCTGATCAAAGATCTGTTTCCAGAACCACCGGTAAACGCAGCCGGAGGGCGGCCCAGAGTGGCTCCCCGCGAGTGCCTCGAAGGAATCCTTTGGGTATTAAGGACCGGTGCCCGATGGAAAGATTTACCAACATTTTTACCATCTCCCAGCACCTGCTGGCGGCGTTTCAAGGAATGGACCGAAGACGGTGTCTTCCTGGAAGCGTGGCAGCGATTGCTCGAACACTTAGACCGCCGGAAGCTGGTTGTCTGGTCGGAAGCATTCGGGGATGGCACATTCTGCCCCGCAAAAAAAGGGGCGC CCGATGTCGGAAAGACAAAACGGGGAAAGGGAACCAAGCTTATGCTGCTGGTCGACGGAAACGGGCTCCCTCTCGCTTTGGATCGTGCCAGTGCCTCTCCGGCAGAGGTGAAGCTGATTGAATCCCTGCTGGACCAGCGAGTTTTGCCACGCGACCCCGATCGCCTGATTTATGATCGTGCGGCCGACAGCGATCCCCTGCGCACAGAGCTGGCGGAACGGCAGATAGAGCTGATCTGTCCGCATCGCAAGAACCGTGTGAAACCAGCGACGCAAGACGGGCGTGCTCTGCGGCGATATCGACGCCGCTGGAAAGTCGAACGCACCATCAGCTGGCTGTTCAACTTTCGTCGTCTGGTAATACGATATGAACGATACAGTCATTTGTTTTTAGGATTCGCACAACTCGCGTGCGTGTTCACCTTACTTAATAAGTTATGA
- a CDS encoding sulfatase-like hydrolase/transferase produces the protein MLYELISPTLFHATMILRPLMRMRFAFTGLTLFSLLFFSFCFAEPVQAAQSQGEQKKPNVLFIAIDDLRTELGCYGHPHVQSPSLDRLASQGVLFTRSGFITY, from the coding sequence ATGCTGTACGAGTTAATTTCACCGACGCTCTTCCATGCTACAATGATTTTGAGGCCTCTGATGCGGATGCGCTTTGCTTTTACCGGTTTGACATTATTTTCTCTGTTGTTTTTTTCTTTCTGTTTTGCAGAACCAGTTCAGGCGGCACAAAGTCAAGGCGAACAGAAGAAACCGAATGTGCTGTTCATCGCCATTGATGATTTACGCACAGAACTGGGTTGTTATGGACATCCCCATGTGCAGAGCCCGTCTCTGGATCGACTGGCTTCGCAAGGCGTCCTGTTTACTAGAAGTGGTTTCATAACTTATTAA
- a CDS encoding zinc-dependent alcohol dehydrogenase family protein, producing the protein MKAMVLNQRATISSAPLICQEVPDPEPGPHEVLIKVHCCAICRTDLHVIEGDLPEVKSPVIPGHQVVGSVIKTGADCRRFQIGDRVGIAWLRKTCGECEFCQSGRENLCEKSLFTGYHADGGYAELAVVHEDYAYPVPDVFSHTEATPLLCAGIIGYRALSRSDLQPGQRLGIYGFGSSAHVVIQIAQHRGCEVFVVTRGEKHRQLARSMGATWVGEHAEQMPKKVHSAIIFAPAGELVPAALKYLEKGGTLALAGIYMTDIPQLNYEETLFYERNLRSVTANTRQDGRHLLQEASQIPIHPHITTFSMEEANQALNLLKNDEINGTGVLVMDA; encoded by the coding sequence ATGAAAGCCATGGTATTGAATCAGCGGGCAACGATCAGTTCTGCCCCATTGATTTGCCAGGAAGTTCCCGATCCTGAGCCAGGTCCTCACGAAGTTCTGATCAAAGTGCACTGCTGTGCTATCTGCCGGACCGACCTGCATGTGATCGAAGGTGATTTACCCGAAGTCAAATCCCCAGTGATTCCAGGGCATCAGGTGGTGGGCAGCGTGATCAAAACCGGGGCCGATTGCCGGCGTTTTCAGATCGGTGACCGCGTGGGTATCGCGTGGCTGCGCAAGACCTGTGGTGAATGCGAATTCTGTCAGTCGGGCAGAGAGAATCTCTGTGAAAAATCACTGTTTACCGGCTATCATGCCGATGGAGGCTATGCGGAACTGGCGGTCGTCCATGAAGACTACGCTTATCCTGTTCCCGATGTCTTCAGTCATACCGAGGCGACTCCCTTACTCTGTGCCGGCATCATTGGGTATCGTGCACTGTCACGCAGCGATTTACAACCCGGCCAGCGACTGGGGATCTACGGGTTCGGGTCGAGTGCCCATGTGGTGATTCAGATCGCCCAGCACCGAGGCTGTGAAGTTTTTGTCGTCACCCGAGGGGAGAAACATCGCCAGCTGGCACGTTCCATGGGGGCGACCTGGGTAGGCGAACATGCCGAACAGATGCCGAAAAAAGTGCACTCGGCGATTATCTTTGCCCCCGCGGGAGAACTGGTTCCCGCTGCTCTCAAATACCTGGAGAAAGGGGGCACACTGGCACTGGCGGGGATCTACATGACAGACATCCCCCAGCTCAACTATGAAGAGACGCTCTTTTATGAGCGGAACCTGCGGTCGGTGACCGCGAATACCAGACAGGACGGCCGTCATCTGCTGCAGGAAGCCTCACAAATTCCCATCCATCCACACATCACCACATTTTCCATGGAAGAGGCTAACCAGGCTCTGAATCTGCTCAAAAACGATGAAATCAACGGGACTGGTGTCCTGGTCATGGATGCATAA
- a CDS encoding hemerythrin domain-containing protein, with amino-acid sequence MDKRKMMGETEKKEPHEHLQYLLDEHEQLLSHMKDLNRWWAELDEHGLPKFGEMGTRVAGFRDLLAKHFEDEEQEGYFKPLMDESPGFCIMVPDFQEKHAATLSRFDDFIDRLKQSDPPFKNWSAALQEFESLMSDIREHENQEIKIVREAFDKSSSN; translated from the coding sequence ATGGATAAACGTAAAATGATGGGTGAAACTGAAAAGAAAGAGCCCCACGAGCATCTGCAGTATTTGCTCGATGAGCATGAACAGCTTTTGAGTCACATGAAAGACCTGAATCGCTGGTGGGCTGAACTGGACGAGCATGGCTTACCCAAGTTTGGAGAAATGGGAACCCGTGTGGCAGGCTTTCGTGATTTACTGGCCAAACATTTTGAGGATGAAGAACAGGAAGGCTATTTCAAGCCTTTGATGGATGAGTCCCCCGGGTTCTGTATCATGGTGCCCGATTTCCAGGAGAAGCATGCAGCGACTCTGTCCCGCTTTGACGACTTTATTGATCGGCTCAAGCAGTCCGACCCTCCCTTTAAAAACTGGAGTGCGGCGCTGCAGGAGTTTGAAAGTCTCATGTCGGATATTCGGGAGCATGAAAATCAGGAAATCAAAATTGTTCGGGAAGCGTTTGATAAATCATCGAGCAACTGA